A stretch of the Roseofilum reptotaenium CS-1145 genome encodes the following:
- a CDS encoding 7-carboxy-7-deazaguanine synthase QueE, translated as MKTYPIVETFHSIQGEGYWMGRNAFFIRLGGCDVGCWFCDTKESWPVDKHPQYSIEQLAEAVLAVNPSMIVITGGEPLMHNLDQLTQGLRSLCHLPLHLETSGAYPFSGTFDWVTFSPKQSKSPDRSMGTYADELKVVITGPEDLDWAKEQAQFVKPNAVKFLQPEWNSPETIDLAMQFVLHHPDWRISLQTHKFLGCP; from the coding sequence GTGAAAACCTATCCCATTGTAGAAACGTTTCATTCTATCCAAGGAGAAGGCTATTGGATGGGACGAAATGCTTTTTTTATTCGCCTCGGAGGCTGTGATGTCGGCTGTTGGTTCTGCGATACGAAAGAATCTTGGCCTGTGGACAAACATCCCCAATATTCCATTGAGCAATTGGCTGAAGCTGTTTTAGCGGTCAATCCGAGTATGATTGTGATTACTGGGGGAGAGCCGTTAATGCATAATTTGGATCAATTAACCCAGGGCTTAAGATCTTTGTGTCATCTCCCTTTACACTTAGAAACTTCTGGCGCTTATCCGTTTTCCGGGACATTTGATTGGGTGACGTTTTCCCCGAAGCAGTCTAAATCTCCCGATCGCAGTATGGGCACTTATGCAGATGAATTAAAAGTGGTGATTACTGGGCCAGAAGATCTAGACTGGGCTAAGGAACAAGCTCAGTTCGTGAAGCCTAACGCAGTGAAATTTTTACAACCGGAATGGAATAGCCCAGAAACGATTGATTTAGCGATGCAGTTTGTTTTACATCACCCAGACTGGCGTATAAGTTTACAAACCCATAAGTTTTTGGGTTGTCCTTAA
- the hemB gene encoding porphobilinogen synthase, with the protein MFPIHRPRRLRNSATLRRMVQETVLTTNDLIYPLFAIPGEGVAKEVRSMPGVYQLSVDKIVDEAKEVYDLGIPAIILFGIPETKDMDATGAWHHCGMIQQAATAVKEAVPELVVIADTCLCEYTSHGHCGYLEVGDLTGRVLNDPTLELLKKTAVSQAKAGADVIAPSGMMDGFVQAIRAALDEEGFEEIPILSYAAKYASAYYGPFRDAAESAPQFGDRRTYQMDPANSREAIKEIDLDVAEGADMLMVKPALAYMDVIWQVKQASNLPVAAYNVSGEYSMVKAAALNDWIDERRVVMETLTSFKRAGADLILTYHAKDAARWLQG; encoded by the coding sequence ATGTTTCCCATTCATCGCCCTCGTCGCCTCCGTAACTCTGCTACCTTGCGCCGCATGGTACAAGAGACGGTCTTAACCACTAATGATTTGATTTATCCGTTGTTTGCGATCCCAGGTGAAGGAGTCGCTAAGGAAGTGAGATCGATGCCTGGTGTATATCAGCTCTCAGTAGACAAAATTGTAGACGAAGCGAAGGAAGTCTATGATTTGGGTATTCCGGCGATTATCCTGTTTGGTATTCCTGAAACCAAAGATATGGACGCAACAGGTGCTTGGCATCATTGTGGGATGATCCAGCAAGCGGCTACGGCAGTCAAAGAAGCTGTGCCTGAGTTAGTGGTGATTGCAGATACTTGTTTATGCGAGTATACCAGCCATGGTCATTGTGGCTATTTGGAAGTGGGAGATCTGACGGGACGGGTGTTGAACGATCCGACGTTAGAGTTATTGAAGAAAACTGCCGTTTCCCAAGCCAAAGCTGGAGCGGATGTGATCGCCCCATCTGGGATGATGGACGGGTTTGTACAAGCGATTCGCGCAGCGTTAGATGAAGAGGGGTTTGAAGAGATTCCGATTTTGTCCTATGCTGCTAAGTACGCTTCGGCCTATTACGGGCCATTCCGAGATGCGGCTGAGTCAGCCCCCCAATTTGGCGATCGCCGCACCTATCAGATGGACCCGGCTAATAGTCGCGAAGCGATTAAGGAAATCGATCTAGATGTGGCTGAAGGGGCGGATATGCTGATGGTTAAACCAGCTTTAGCCTACATGGATGTGATCTGGCAAGTGAAACAAGCCTCGAATCTCCCCGTTGCCGCGTACAATGTTTCCGGTGAATATTCCATGGTCAAAGCTGCTGCTCTCAATGACTGGATTGATGAACGGCGAGTGGTGATGGAAACCTTAACCAGCTTTAAGCGTGCTGGTGCCGATCTAATTCTCACCTATCATGCCAAGGATGCTGCCCGGTGGCTTCAGGGGTAA
- a CDS encoding diguanylate cyclase produces the protein MSRKLLQRLKETILVVDDEPDNLSLLNRILVKEGYRVQVASSGKEALSSIQAGSVDLVLLDVMMPDMNGYELCQHLKSIELIADVPVLFISAMDETLSKVKGFEVGAVDYISKPFEPVEVVVRIEHQLRLRKYQQKLEEQNAQLQLLLDTTEALSDAIDIESALEKVLAQICHTIHWDFGEAWMPTQGGTQLRLSRGGYSHIPQFEEFCHLSEAIAFTPHEGLLGRVLISKELEWIEDISQTTRTISPRMQQAKEVGLKGALAIPICWQREVLAVLIFFSRSPYSPEQRSLTLVQSVANQLASLMRRKQAEADLRHANQELTRLATLDGLTQVANRGHFDQVLSYEWSRLLHLMQPLSLILADVDYFKRYNDCYGHLAGDDCLRKVAQVMAEAVRRSRDLVARYGGEEFVILLPNTDSIGALQVAERIHEGIGERQLPHANSDVQPYVTLSLGVACMVPSIAQSPEALIATADASLYQAKTQGRDRIVLNEGTR, from the coding sequence ATGAGTCGAAAGCTCTTACAGCGATTAAAAGAAACCATCCTTGTGGTTGACGATGAACCAGATAATCTGAGTTTACTGAATCGGATTTTGGTGAAGGAGGGATATCGAGTCCAGGTAGCCTCTAGTGGCAAGGAAGCTTTAAGCTCTATCCAAGCTGGGTCAGTAGATTTGGTGTTGTTGGATGTGATGATGCCCGATATGAATGGGTATGAGCTTTGTCAACATCTAAAATCCATAGAATTAATTGCCGATGTCCCCGTGTTGTTTATTAGCGCCATGGATGAAACCCTCAGTAAAGTTAAAGGGTTTGAAGTGGGGGCAGTCGATTACATTAGTAAGCCGTTTGAGCCAGTGGAAGTAGTAGTGCGGATTGAGCATCAGCTACGATTGCGTAAATATCAACAGAAGCTAGAGGAACAAAATGCCCAGTTACAGTTACTTCTAGACACCACCGAAGCTCTGAGTGATGCCATTGATATCGAGTCTGCCTTAGAGAAGGTACTCGCCCAAATTTGTCATACGATTCATTGGGATTTTGGGGAAGCGTGGATGCCCACTCAGGGAGGGACTCAGTTACGGTTAAGTCGGGGTGGATATAGCCATATTCCGCAATTTGAGGAGTTTTGTCATCTGAGTGAGGCGATCGCCTTTACCCCCCATGAAGGGTTACTCGGACGGGTTTTGATCTCTAAAGAGTTGGAATGGATTGAGGATATCTCGCAAACTACGCGTACGATCTCTCCCCGAATGCAGCAAGCCAAAGAGGTGGGTTTGAAGGGAGCTTTAGCTATACCCATTTGTTGGCAGAGGGAAGTGTTGGCGGTATTGATCTTTTTTTCCCGATCGCCCTATTCTCCTGAGCAGCGTTCCTTAACTTTAGTCCAATCCGTCGCCAACCAATTAGCTTCCTTAATGCGACGCAAACAAGCAGAGGCTGATTTACGCCACGCCAATCAAGAGTTAACTCGTTTAGCTACCCTCGATGGTTTAACTCAAGTGGCCAATCGGGGACATTTCGATCAAGTATTAAGTTATGAATGGTCGCGATTGTTGCATCTGATGCAACCTCTATCTTTGATTTTGGCAGATGTGGATTATTTTAAACGCTATAACGACTGCTATGGTCATTTAGCTGGGGATGACTGTTTGCGCAAAGTCGCTCAGGTGATGGCAGAGGCAGTTAGACGCTCCAGAGATTTAGTGGCTCGATATGGAGGGGAAGAGTTCGTTATTTTATTGCCGAATACTGATAGCATAGGCGCTCTCCAGGTTGCCGAACGCATTCATGAGGGAATCGGGGAACGACAATTGCCTCATGCCAATTCTGATGTACAGCCTTATGTCACCTTGAGCTTAGGGGTTGCCTGTATGGTTCCCAGCATTGCCCAATCTCCAGAAGCCTTGATTGCTACCGCAGATGCCTCATTGTATCAAGCCAAAACTCAAGGGCGCGATCGCATTGTCCTCAATGAAGGTACTCGGTGA
- the gcvP gene encoding aminomethyl-transferring glycine dehydrogenase: MQNSDVTPKANMNTGSLSPNSSVPASEPQTRPFCDRHLGPNDNDIQRMLNLLEIDDLDALIKRTIPPAIQLPRPLNLPSAQSEHEALKTLKEMMGENRIFRSYIGMGYANCITPPVIQRNILENPGWYTAYTPYQAEIAQGRLEALLNFQTLVIDLTGLEIANASLLDEGTAAAEAMSMSYGLCKNKANSFFVSQECHPQTIEVVQTRAQPLGIEVIVGDHRTFDFSQPIFGALLQYPATDGTIYDYSECIAKVHELGALATVAADLLSLTLLTPPGEMDADIVVGNSQRFGVPLGYGGPHAAYLATREAYKRQVPGRIVGRSKDKDGLPALRLALQTREQHIRRDKATSNICTAQVLLAVIASTYAVYHGPEGLKAIAQTVHKHTVWLAEGLKRLGYSLPESRFFDTLRVNLGETSLERLLAAANGKEINLRTLDEKTVGISLDETTTIADVIDLWEIFAQGQTLPFSAEEIIGSAPTPDLGHFTRQSPYMTHPVFHQYHSETELLRYLHRLEAKDLSLTTSMIPLGSCTMKLNATAEMIPVTWPEIGQIHPFAPLEQTAGYQEMFRQLEAWLAEITGFEAVSLQPNAGSQGEYTGLLVIRAYHQHNGQGDRHICLIPESAHGTNPASAVMCGMKVVAVKCDRQGNIDLTDLRAKAEKHSAQLSALMVTYPSTHGVFEEAIQEICGIIHSHGGQVYLDGANMNAQVGLCRPGDYGADVCHLNLHKTFCIPHGGGGPGMGPIGVAPHLVPFLPGHSIVDLGKTEQGAVAAAPWGSSSILPISWMYIAMMGTQGLTDATKVAILNANYIAHRLDPHYPILYTGKFGLVAHECIVDLRPLKKSAGVEAEDIAKRLMDYGFHAPTMSWPVAGTIMVEPTESESKEELDRFCDAMIAIREEIAAIEQGEMSAEDNLLKNAPHTAEMLLADEWTHPYSRQQAAYPAPWTKEFKYWPPVRRIDNAFGDRNFVCSCAPMEAYS; the protein is encoded by the coding sequence ATGCAGAATTCAGACGTAACCCCTAAAGCTAACATGAATACCGGATCTTTGTCCCCAAACTCCTCTGTCCCCGCGTCTGAGCCACAGACTCGTCCATTTTGCGATCGCCATTTAGGCCCGAATGACAACGATATTCAACGGATGCTCAACCTGTTAGAAATCGATGACTTAGATGCCCTAATTAAGCGTACCATCCCCCCAGCGATCCAGCTCCCTCGGCCCCTTAATCTCCCCAGCGCCCAAAGCGAACATGAAGCGCTGAAAACCCTCAAAGAGATGATGGGCGAAAACCGGATTTTTCGGTCTTATATTGGTATGGGCTATGCCAACTGTATCACCCCACCGGTCATCCAACGTAATATCCTGGAAAATCCCGGATGGTATACCGCCTATACACCCTATCAAGCCGAAATTGCCCAGGGTCGTCTCGAAGCCTTACTTAACTTTCAAACGCTGGTCATTGATTTAACTGGGTTAGAAATTGCCAATGCCTCCTTACTTGATGAAGGAACAGCAGCCGCCGAAGCGATGAGCATGAGCTATGGCCTCTGCAAAAATAAGGCCAACAGCTTTTTTGTCTCCCAAGAGTGTCATCCCCAAACCATTGAAGTGGTGCAAACCCGCGCCCAACCCTTGGGTATAGAAGTCATTGTTGGCGATCATCGCACCTTTGATTTTAGCCAACCCATCTTCGGGGCCCTGCTGCAATATCCCGCAACGGATGGCACGATTTATGACTACAGCGAATGTATTGCCAAAGTCCATGAATTAGGCGCTCTGGCGACAGTAGCGGCTGACCTTCTGAGCCTCACCCTGTTGACTCCTCCAGGAGAAATGGATGCGGATATTGTGGTGGGGAATAGCCAACGGTTTGGCGTTCCCCTAGGCTATGGCGGCCCCCATGCGGCCTATTTAGCCACCCGCGAAGCCTATAAACGGCAAGTTCCCGGTCGCATTGTCGGTCGCTCGAAAGATAAGGATGGACTGCCGGCTCTGCGGTTAGCACTGCAAACGAGGGAACAACATATCCGCCGGGATAAGGCGACGAGTAATATTTGTACGGCTCAGGTGCTGTTAGCGGTGATTGCCTCGACGTATGCCGTGTATCACGGGCCGGAAGGTCTGAAGGCGATCGCCCAAACCGTTCATAAACACACCGTCTGGTTAGCCGAAGGTCTCAAGCGTTTGGGCTATAGCTTGCCTGAAAGCCGTTTTTTTGACACTTTACGGGTAAACTTGGGTGAAACGTCCTTAGAGAGGCTGTTGGCAGCCGCTAATGGGAAAGAAATTAACCTTCGTACTCTAGATGAGAAGACCGTGGGGATTTCATTGGATGAAACCACGACTATCGCAGATGTCATCGACCTATGGGAAATTTTCGCCCAGGGACAAACTTTACCCTTTAGCGCAGAAGAAATTATCGGGTCTGCGCCAACCCCAGATTTGGGTCACTTCACGCGCCAAAGTCCCTATATGACCCATCCCGTATTCCATCAATACCATTCGGAAACGGAACTATTGCGCTATCTGCATCGCCTGGAAGCGAAGGATTTGTCCTTGACAACCTCCATGATTCCCCTCGGCTCTTGTACGATGAAACTCAATGCTACAGCCGAGATGATTCCAGTGACTTGGCCGGAAATCGGTCAAATTCATCCCTTTGCACCCCTGGAGCAAACGGCAGGCTATCAGGAAATGTTCCGTCAGTTGGAAGCTTGGTTAGCTGAAATTACCGGATTTGAGGCGGTTTCGTTGCAACCCAATGCGGGGTCTCAGGGAGAATATACCGGATTATTGGTGATTCGAGCCTATCATCAGCATAACGGACAAGGCGATCGCCATATTTGCCTGATTCCAGAGTCGGCCCATGGCACGAACCCCGCCAGTGCCGTGATGTGTGGGATGAAAGTAGTCGCGGTAAAATGCGATCGCCAGGGTAATATTGACCTCACTGACCTCAGAGCCAAAGCCGAAAAACACAGCGCTCAACTCTCGGCGCTCATGGTCACCTATCCCTCCACCCACGGCGTATTTGAAGAAGCCATTCAAGAAATCTGCGGAATTATCCATAGCCATGGCGGTCAAGTCTATCTCGATGGAGCCAACATGAACGCTCAAGTAGGATTATGTCGTCCTGGCGACTATGGCGCAGATGTCTGTCACCTGAACTTACACAAAACCTTCTGTATTCCCCACGGTGGTGGCGGTCCGGGAATGGGCCCCATTGGCGTAGCGCCCCACTTGGTTCCCTTCCTTCCCGGTCATAGTATCGTCGATTTGGGCAAGACCGAACAGGGAGCCGTAGCAGCCGCGCCTTGGGGAAGTTCGAGTATTCTGCCCATTTCCTGGATGTACATTGCTATGATGGGCACGCAAGGGTTAACGGATGCCACGAAAGTAGCGATTCTGAATGCTAACTATATTGCCCATCGGCTCGACCCCCATTATCCCATTCTGTACACCGGCAAGTTTGGCTTAGTTGCCCACGAGTGTATCGTAGACTTGCGCCCCCTGAAAAAGTCGGCGGGTGTGGAAGCGGAAGATATTGCCAAACGCTTGATGGACTACGGGTTCCACGCGCCTACCATGTCTTGGCCAGTTGCCGGAACCATCATGGTTGAACCCACCGAAAGCGAATCTAAGGAAGAGCTAGACCGTTTCTGCGATGCCATGATTGCCATTCGCGAGGAAATTGCCGCCATTGAGCAGGGAGAGATGTCTGCTGAGGATAATCTACTCAAAAATGCCCCCCATACGGCCGAAATGCTGTTAGCGGATGAGTGGACGCATCCCTATTCTCGCCAGCAAGCCGCCTATCCTGCACCTTGGACGAAGGAGTTTAAGTATTGGCCGCCAGTGCGACGAATTGATAATGCATTTGGCGATCGCAATTTTGTCTGTTCCTGCGCTCCCATGGAAGCCTATTCCTAG
- a CDS encoding phosphopantothenoylcysteine decarboxylase domain-containing protein — MKPWNFTPPPASELGDREVPLHGTHLQGKRIALLITGSIAALKAPLLARELRREGAEVTAFTSTEALRYTTLDSLEWSSTHPVITKLTAAAEHLSDEDPFDVYVVAPATYNTINKMRYGIADGVITSTLASALGKLEQGQTQILIVPTMHGSLHNRILTESLQQLHHWGVEIMPPKEAYGKHNLPDLRSIVTTVSRLVSSSPLKGIPILVTGGPTPVPIDNIRRITNRFRGTLSLKITEELYLRGAEVQLILGTGGDTPPSYFPCEIAQTYEHYAQLVLDHLQQYPYVFGIFSAAVADYQPERVLPGKIPSGGALHSLKLVPTGKVIERVRTEFPDLYMVTFKYQEDVTHKELIDIAQKRLEQGYNAVVANRGEETGEQGEQIAYWVSKNKTAEKMMGKEGIARAISNHLEACFSTTLQV; from the coding sequence ATGAAACCTTGGAATTTTACCCCTCCTCCTGCCTCTGAATTAGGCGATCGCGAAGTCCCCCTACACGGAACCCACCTTCAAGGAAAACGTATTGCTCTGCTTATTACCGGCAGTATTGCCGCTCTCAAAGCCCCCCTATTAGCGCGGGAACTCAGGCGCGAAGGAGCAGAGGTTACCGCCTTTACCTCCACTGAAGCCCTGCGCTATACCACCCTCGACAGTCTAGAATGGAGTAGTACCCATCCGGTGATTACGAAACTGACGGCTGCGGCGGAACATCTTAGCGATGAAGACCCTTTTGATGTGTATGTCGTCGCTCCTGCCACCTACAATACGATTAATAAAATGCGCTATGGCATCGCCGATGGAGTTATCACCTCTACCCTCGCTTCCGCCTTAGGAAAACTAGAACAGGGGCAAACCCAAATTCTGATTGTGCCCACTATGCACGGCAGTTTACACAATCGAATTTTAACTGAATCCCTACAGCAATTACACCACTGGGGTGTAGAGATTATGCCTCCTAAAGAAGCCTACGGCAAACACAATTTACCCGATCTGCGATCGATTGTAACCACAGTTTCCCGCTTAGTTAGTTCTTCTCCTTTAAAAGGTATTCCCATTTTAGTCACGGGCGGTCCTACTCCCGTTCCCATTGATAACATTCGCCGAATCACCAATCGTTTTCGTGGCACATTAAGCCTTAAAATCACTGAAGAATTGTATTTACGAGGGGCAGAAGTCCAGTTAATTCTAGGAACGGGGGGGGATACCCCACCTTCCTATTTCCCCTGTGAAATCGCTCAAACCTACGAACATTATGCCCAATTAGTTTTAGATCACTTACAGCAATATCCCTATGTTTTTGGCATCTTTTCTGCCGCTGTTGCAGACTATCAACCGGAGCGCGTACTGCCTGGAAAAATCCCCAGTGGGGGAGCTTTGCACTCTCTGAAATTAGTCCCTACTGGCAAGGTAATTGAACGGGTAAGGACAGAATTCCCAGACCTGTATATGGTAACTTTTAAGTATCAGGAAGACGTTACCCATAAAGAATTAATTGATATTGCCCAAAAGAGACTAGAACAAGGATACAATGCAGTGGTGGCTAATCGCGGAGAAGAAACGGGAGAGCAAGGCGAACAAATTGCCTATTGGGTGTCGAAAAATAAAACGGCCGAGAAGATGATGGGTAAAGAAGGCATTGCCAGAGCAATTTCTAATCATCTAGAAGCCTGTTTTTCAACTACACTCCAAGTCTAA
- the gcvH gene encoding glycine cleavage system protein GcvH, with the protein MELEYPDDLKYLDSHEYVRLDGEIATIGLSAFAIDQLGDIVHLELPEVGDALEKGESFGSIESVKAVEDLKAPVMGTVLECNEELLENPENIGDDPYGDGWLIKVRIDEKEELDGLLSASDYRAQLEGDEEDH; encoded by the coding sequence ATGGAATTAGAATATCCAGACGATCTAAAATACCTGGACAGCCATGAGTACGTGCGGCTTGATGGCGAGATTGCCACGATTGGACTGAGTGCCTTTGCGATCGATCAACTCGGTGATATTGTTCATCTTGAATTGCCAGAAGTCGGAGATGCTCTAGAAAAAGGAGAATCTTTCGGTTCAATTGAATCGGTGAAAGCGGTTGAAGATCTTAAGGCTCCCGTTATGGGGACCGTCCTTGAATGCAATGAAGAGCTACTGGAAAACCCTGAAAATATTGGTGACGATCCTTACGGAGATGGATGGTTAATCAAAGTCCGGATTGATGAGAAGGAAGAACTAGATGGCTTACTCTCAGCCTCAGACTACCGCGCTCAACTCGAAGGGGATGAGGAAGATCATTAA
- a CDS encoding AI-2E family transporter, translating to MTLGQLLGFFSLVTSLYILWTIRGILLLVFTAIVLATALNRGVRLVQKFGLNRGFSVLVTISVTFLCFLFFYWIIVPPFIEQFQILINLIPTGLEQLRILLYQWRANTPSWLPEPPDLSSGFQQIQPLLTQVFGNFYSFFSNSIIAVGQLLLVIVLTLMFLGDPISYRQALVRLFPSFYRRRADSILAECEIALDNWFGGIIINSLFIGTLSFIGLSIIGVRLVLAHALLAGLLNFIPNIGPTLSVVLPMTVSLLDTGGFLKAGAVLILYVVVQQVESYWLTPTVMAKQVSLLPAATLLAQLICLQLFGIIGLFLALPLAVIAQVWIKRLLIEDILDQWVLENPDSPFAAVLQGSGDNRDETVQESLPEPQVPELSCQDKEDQDELE from the coding sequence GTGACACTTGGTCAATTACTTGGCTTTTTTAGTTTAGTTACATCCCTGTATATTCTCTGGACAATACGGGGGATTTTGCTACTTGTTTTCACTGCGATTGTACTGGCGACTGCCCTCAACCGTGGAGTGCGTCTGGTGCAGAAATTCGGCCTCAATCGAGGATTCTCGGTTTTAGTCACTATCAGTGTTACCTTTCTCTGTTTTTTGTTCTTCTATTGGATTATTGTTCCTCCCTTCATTGAACAATTTCAAATTCTGATTAATCTGATCCCGACTGGACTCGAACAACTGCGAATTCTGCTCTACCAATGGAGAGCAAATACTCCCTCTTGGTTACCAGAGCCTCCTGATTTATCCAGTGGATTTCAACAAATTCAACCCTTGCTGACCCAAGTCTTTGGCAACTTCTACTCCTTCTTTTCTAACTCCATCATTGCCGTAGGTCAATTGCTACTGGTGATTGTCTTAACCTTAATGTTTTTAGGCGATCCCATTTCCTATCGTCAAGCTTTAGTTCGCCTTTTTCCGTCCTTTTATCGGCGGCGAGCCGATAGTATTTTAGCTGAATGTGAAATCGCATTAGATAATTGGTTTGGGGGCATTATTATCAACTCCCTCTTCATTGGTACGCTCAGTTTTATCGGATTATCCATCATTGGAGTTCGGCTAGTTTTAGCCCATGCATTATTGGCAGGACTACTCAATTTTATCCCCAATATTGGGCCAACTTTAAGTGTTGTTTTACCGATGACTGTTTCCCTCTTGGATACCGGTGGATTCCTCAAAGCTGGGGCAGTTTTGATTCTATATGTTGTTGTTCAACAAGTGGAAAGCTATTGGTTAACACCCACAGTGATGGCCAAACAAGTCTCCCTGTTACCGGCAGCAACGCTCCTGGCTCAACTTATTTGTTTACAGCTTTTTGGTATTATTGGTCTGTTCTTAGCCCTTCCTTTAGCAGTTATTGCTCAGGTCTGGATTAAACGACTTCTGATTGAAGATATTCTTGACCAATGGGTATTAGAAAACCCAGATTCACCTTTCGCCGCCGTTCTCCAAGGCTCGGGAGATAATAGAGATGAAACGGTTCAAGAGAGTTTACCTGAGCCTCAAGTGCCAGAACTCTCTTGCCAAGACAAGGAAGATCAAGATGAATTAGAATAA
- a CDS encoding DUF2358 domain-containing protein, with protein sequence MNSESVLSTNSDALPPQIKEVMEILQQDLPTLFEQDINYNIYTPNILFEDPISQFKGKLNYRIIFWTLRFHGQLFFTELFFDVHQMHFLPPQTLRVDWTVRGKLRVPWKAQINFNGYSTYTFNDQGLIDHHVDTWDRPPLKILKQFLPRSTSTQVK encoded by the coding sequence ATGAACTCAGAATCCGTCCTATCCACCAACTCTGACGCTCTACCGCCCCAGATTAAAGAGGTGATGGAGATTCTGCAACAGGACTTACCCACCTTATTTGAACAGGATATTAACTACAACATTTATACCCCAAATATCCTCTTTGAAGACCCCATCAGTCAATTTAAGGGTAAACTCAACTATCGGATTATCTTTTGGACACTGCGCTTTCATGGTCAATTGTTTTTCACCGAGCTATTTTTTGATGTCCATCAGATGCACTTTTTGCCTCCCCAAACCCTGCGGGTAGACTGGACTGTGCGCGGCAAACTGCGAGTTCCCTGGAAGGCACAGATTAACTTTAATGGTTATTCTACTTATACCTTCAACGACCAAGGTCTGATCGATCATCATGTCGATACTTGGGATCGTCCACCCCTAAAGATTTTAAAGCAATTTCTCCCGCGATCGACCTCTACTCAAGTAAAATAG